From the Choristoneura fumiferana chromosome 15, NRCan_CFum_1, whole genome shotgun sequence genome, the window tgaaaatttgtgAGCGTATCTTGTTTGTCTGTgtatgtgtatttttgttacactATCAAACTAAACTTTGGGGCGAATTggatcaaaaagttggaaaacccccgactttgtcacttcaaagttcaatatctcaaaaaaggcttAACCGAATTTGATGAAAcaagtctaagaaccattgctaaaaaacctgatttcaaattaaaaaaaccgcattcaaatcggtccacccgtttaagagctacggtgccccagacagacatacatagcggtcaaacttataataacacccctctttttgcgtcaggggtgaAAAAAATGGAGAACGATAACTACATATCGTTACAACTATACAGCTGTATAACCTCAAAAGAAATATTAAGCGAAACGTTCTTCGTTATCTTTCCTGTTTATTAATACACACAAACGAGcagtttactttaaataaaagaaCCACGCATTGATCCAGAACATGTAGTTATTTTTCGGACGTCCAATCATCTGCCTTGCAACACGTGTACATGCAATCTGTGTGTACCTAGTTATGTTTAGATGTACATGTAAACACAATGTGTAGTACACATAGACGTAGCTTTTTTACACGTGTACCTAATAGCGGAGTAGCTGTAAAGATTGTAATTCATTTTTAGTCTTCGAGAGTCAAGTCTCGTGTTAGtcaaataaagtaattttgtGTCATTTCAGAAGGAGGACGGCCGAATGTTTTTACAATGGTCGACATATCAGAAGAGAAGTTCCATGCAAAAATTCTATGGGGTGGTGGCCTAGCATCCACTAAAGTCGCCCTTGAGTCCAAAATGGTCCAAGATTTCCTGAAGAAAGACAACACATTTGATTTAGTTATCAGCGAAAACTTCTTTCAAGAAGCTTTGTACCTTCTAGCGTATAAATACGATACTCCATTGGTTTTAGTTACCACCTTTGGTAACTGCATGAGGAACAATATTGTCATGAGAAATCCACTGCAGTTGGCTACAGTTATATCTGAATTCATAGTAATTAATGACCCAAGCAGTTTCATGGGACGGTTCAGAAACTTTTATTTTGCTGTTTACGAATATTTTTGGTGGAAATTCTGGTATTTAGACAAACAAATGGCATTAGCTAAGAAGTATATTCCGAATTTGCCTGAGCCGATCCCCAGTCTGGAAGAAATGCAGAGAAATGCGTCGTTGTTCCTTATGAATGGTCACTTCAGTTTTGACACTCCTGCAGCGTATCTACCTAATTTGATAGAAGTCGGTGGACTACATTTAAACcataaatttgacaaaattccTGAGGTATGTTGTCTATAGTAACTTGTATAACTAATCAAATCATTAAAGTATAATTAGAGTACGAGTATAGAAATACGAGATCCATTTTCCCTTTTTTCGTAggtatctttttgttttttattcttgaTTGTTGTATTCTATGACTTGCCGTACCTAGGATTTTTACAAAGTATAGTAAATGCCACATGAACTGTCAAGTGCTGTGATAGTTTACACTGAGTAGGCTGGCTTACTTTGGCTATAAATACATGAActttaaaatcatcatcatcaatgttCAATTCATGAAAGTCCTCAGATAGAATTTATTTAATACcgtaaatttgatttttttccttttttttacaggatttatacaacattttgaataaatcgaaaaatggaGTCGTTTACATGAGTTTTGGGTCTAACGTTCACAGCAGTGAACTACCGCTAGATAAAAAGAATGCGTTCCTTAACGTTTTTAAGAAACTTAAGTATACAGTATTATGGAAATGGGAAGAAGAGAACTTGGATGGAAAGCctgataatttaattataagaaAATGGCTGCCGCAAAAGGAGATTTTGGGTAAGTTATTTCTGATTGTATATAAAAAAGTTGAACTACAAGAATTCTCACTCCTGTTAATTGTACAAGATCTCCTAAAACAATTAGCCAAATTTTAAAGCCTCGTCGCTATAATTAAGGTACTTATACTGTTAAATAGTTAAGAAAAACATGGACCTGAACCTGTTTGCGACCTTTAGCCTTAATTGAAttagacgttactttgcggaagtttATATCCATGTCctaaaatcaattatttaacTTGGGACTTATTCCGTGACCACGCATGCAAGACAGTTAGGTCTGCGTTTCGTCATGCCAACCCATGATAATGTGGGTTGTTAGTCTGTCGTACAAACGTAATTGTGTCCGTGCCGGTGTGATCTTAGAGTACAAAGCGATTTGCGTTCATGATCCTCATTcttattcaattttattgttcCTTTGCAGCGCATCCAAACGTCAAAGTGTTTATATCACACGGTGGTCTTATCGGGACCCAAGAAGCAGTGTTCCACGGTGTCCCCATCGTTGGTGTCCCAATATACTGCGACCAATACAACAATCTTCTACAAGCCCAACATGCTGGCATGGGCGAAATTCTTAGATACCACGACATAAATGAAGAGAAATTCGAGAACATTCTTCGTACTGTTTTAGAAAATGATTTATACAGAGTTAAAGCTAAAGAGATGTCTAAAAGATTTCAAGACAGACCGATGACTGCGCTTGACACTGCTATGTATTGGATCGAATATGTTATAAGGAACAATGGGCATTTTAATGCAAGGATAAACATATTATATagctaaatacatattaaatacatttaagaCATCcaatgataaaaattaaataatatttatttaaactaggTTCATAGAAGTTATTAATAGAATGTTAAGTCAGTCAATTAAAGTATTTCaatttattccaattatttgcTACGTCCTAGTCTCCTACTTAAGCCAGGAAAGGAAAACTAGTAGGTGTAATGTTTCTTAAGAGTGGCGATTAGGTATTTacgaataaaatgttttacttttgtttttacagttttattaattatatgtgAAGAGCTGGTAAACTCACATAGTTTTTAATAAGATTTTATTCTGTCTGTGACTCCGTTCAGGTGGAGATCAGAATCGGATAGGATAGTATCACGTCCTATCAGTCCAAGAATTTATAGAATCGGTTATTTCAGACGATGTCTATTACATCGCAACGTATTCGTAGACGCCAACTTTTCCACGAACAAGTTTTTGCTATGTGAGAAAATGTAAACTAGAGCATtgttttacatgtttttttttattcgactgaatggcaaacgagcaagtgggtctcctgatggtaagagatcaccaccgcccataaacatctgcaacaacagaggcattgcagatgcgttgccaacctaggggcctaagatgggataccttaagtgccagtaatttcaccggctgtcttaccctTACTTACTAAGAAAATTTGGGATATTTCAGGTAAGTGAATTTCCATTCAAGGAatgtctttaaaataaaaaaaatatcacagaacacttaacaccaattgacctaggtccaaaataagcaataatatgcttgtattatgggtactaggcaaatAACAatgcttatatagataaatacatattaaacatccaatacccgagaacaaaacattcgtattattcataaaaatatctgccccggccggggatcgaacccgggacctcaagcttcgtagtcaggttctctaaccactttgcGGTCTGAATTTGAAGAATTAATTACCAAGATCGTTAATTTGAGAtaagagttttgaaataaaacgaaaagTTTCTTAATGAACCAGGTAGTAAATTTTGTGTGATCATAATAAgattacatatattattagaCGAGGACGATTtagaaaattttgcaatattttctttctcaagtttaaaaaaattcggGTTTCTCCTCCttaaaatcaacaaaaatatatattgttgcACGGGAAAAAATTCTTCAAAAAAAAGCTTCAggtcagttttaatttttaaaattgttagCAGAAATTACTTTCTAAAGGCATATATAACAAACAACGTTTTAGAAATTCAAGAAGCGGGTATGGGCCGCGTTCTAAAGCACCACGATATCAATACGACAATCTAGAAAATGCTGTTTGAATGATTTTCGAAGATGAATCTTAtatggttaataaaaaaaagccaaAGAGATCTCGAAGGTTCCAGGACCGACCGATGTCCGCTCTTGATACTGCAATGTTTTGGATCGAATATGTTATAAGACACAAAGGAACAGATTTTATGAAGAATCGAGCCATGAAATTGAGCTGGATCGCGCATTACATGCTGGATATTACCTATTAGCttttgttttagttattttagtagtatttttattcatttcatttcaaataattacataattagTATACATTGTGCGTACGATAcgccaaaataaattaaaatcagattaaactcgatttaaactgagcgtttttttatttctgttagaTACAACTTAGTTAAACATTTCTaggacatttttatttaaaatcagggtACATTGTAcaaagattaatttattaactaatattaaaaatgcaaacGTGAGTAAGTTCGTTCGATTATTATGCTTTCGCTCTCAACCGATCGAGTTGAAATCTGCTATATGTAGAGATATAATTATAGACACCCCGAGaaggacaggatagtttttatcctggaaaattgtataatttccGCGGGCGCGCACACGAATTTTTCGTAAACAAGTCTTGGGCAGAGCAAATAACTAGTGTTAGTATACTTTTCATCTCGATTTGTTACCACGAGTGTTGCAATAGGACCGAAAAGTCGAGATAAATCATATTATTTATGCGAAAAGCTTATACGATAGGTATACCATTATATTTAACAGTCATTCCTTtacaataacaattttattaacCTTCGAGCTATCAGTCGCATATTGTACGAGTACTTAATAGTTACAATACCTTAGGAGATTAACAACTTATGGTTCTGTGTGTGATTGTTTATAGAAAtggaaatatataaaaatattttttttcataaaatagctGTTGCCGACAAATTcgtctgcgaataattcgtttatcgttaaaCAGTATTGTGTAgagtaagtattaaattatccgGGGTAAAACCATTCTCAAGTTTGTTTAGTCAAAGTAAGCAAACATTGTCTGAAATATTCCGGATTGATTATAAAttacctttttaacccccgacgcaaaaagaggggtgttataagtttgaccgctatgtgtgtctgtgtgtcttttaactatttttcttataaattatactatttttcTACGTGAACTTTCAAGGCCAGACACTGAAACACGACGCATAATAGCCCTCAAACGAGGCAGTACAGGTTGGAGGCATGTCCACTGGATATAATTAGGCAAACATTTGAACAAACGCGGCTGTTTGCACGGCGCGGTGCCGCTTTTGTTCATCGAGTGTTGACTGCCAGTGCAGACTTATGAATTCAAAACGCTATGCCTTGATCCAGCTGCATACGATGCAGACTGTATTGTGCCCTTGCGTGTTTTTCTTGTCtgtctggcatttttttttattgttgatgGATTCCGTATTTGACAACTCGTTAAATTGCTTTTTATACATATACTACCTGCAAATATACGGCCAATGTCAagcgaagaaaaataaaacaataaattaaattcaataatacTATCTTTTTATGCATTCTTATCATAATTATGACATTAAACTCACTAACGTGTTTCagggattttatcaaatcactaaacaaatctgataaaatgaaaaactcgatgacttttttttgctgattttataatttaatcaaCTAACAGATTTTTTAGGCAAATGATACAAAAGATTCGCCATTTTAACATCCGTGGTTTGGTCATATTCATTTGTTTAAATCTCTGTTTTGGCCATTTCCTACGACACACACAAGCGTGTATTGAAACAAGAGATTAAAATAAACACTAGCCCAAAAGTTGGGGATTGGCGACATGGCCTATTTTAAGCTTGTTGTCTACCTCATTAAGAGTTCGCAATTAAAACTTGGAAATCGGACCGCATTCAGCGGGGAAACAGTCAGAATGAGAATCAGTGGAAACGACTGCGGCGTAATTCCCTCAGTTTTCGACAATCGGCAATCAGATTCAGATAATCTTAAATTAGGATGAGAATAATTAAGCCGTTTCGTGTTTAAGCTTTAGGATTATTGGAATCTTAAGATATAACAATCTAGCAGTTGCCGCGTCCGACTTCGTTTGCGTTCTGACTTTGCCCAAATCAATACCAAAAcgttaattaagtaaataggcCACAAAGTGCTCTTCTATCTCTTTACAAAGACCATCATTGGTAAGAACAATGCTCTGCAAGAAATTATCcaggaaaaatattataattctcTTAGCTATTAAATCtatcaaaaaaaagtaaattacaaatatatagataaaaataataattacctaaCTCTGAAAATCGTACTCCTacgattgaatttattttggaAAGGTTTTATCTCATGATGAGATCAACCCattccaaaataaaaattagactACTAATATAGGCTAactatagataaaaatatatccTACTATTATTTTGCCTATAGTAGCCTATATTCTAAGATAGTGTAATCtatcagtaataaaaaaacagcgcGCCTAcagaaaatacttttaaaaataacacacaaacaaacaaagtttaccTTGTGGATCAGTTATCATGAGAGTTACGCCGCAACATTCTGGATGAGCTATAAACTTAAATAACTTATTACTGCGCTACCACAAGCAAAGCAAGAATGCAACAAGGGGCGCGATCGCATTCAaatgacagttcttgtatgcaaaatctgtcatttgattgcgatcgcgagcgtcagaaatgttaggcaataGGTATGGCCTAAAGTACCAGCATGGACCAAAGTAAAGCTTGAATCAATTACTTATCCTCTTCatgtttaaaaagttaaaattgtttattggTATTGATTTTCGGCTAACTAGTAAGAACAAAAGAAGCACTGTAAAATATCAATTATGCTAGCCCGTGCATTATGGAatatacaaacatttttttaatatttagatcaGACATGTATAGTGTGTAGGTACTATAATTTACATAACATGCGACGAAAGAGATAGATATAAACTTCATTCGCTAGTACCTATCAACCTTGCTTTTCAAcggatattgatgatttttaagttATTCGTTTAATTTTCCAATTTTGTTTCACGTCAGGTTATTTACGAGGAAATTTGTGTACCTACTTT encodes:
- the LOC141435593 gene encoding UDP-glycosyltransferase UGT5-like (The sequence of the model RefSeq protein was modified relative to this genomic sequence to represent the inferred CDS: added 178 bases not found in genome assembly), translated to MDGLHFLLLFLSVVCSCQCANILYVIPFTSKSHYILLRPIGLELARRGHNVTAITAFKETEHPPSYHQVIADDKKIWDISEGGRPNVFTMVDISEEKFHAKILWGGGLASTKVALESKMVQDFLKKDNTFDLVISENFFQEALYLLAYKYDTPLVLVTTFGNCMRNNIVMRNPLQLATVISEFIVINDPSSFMGRFRNFYFAVYEYFWWKFWYLDKQMALAKKYIPNLPEPIPSLEEMQRNASLFLMNGHFSFDTPAAYLPNLIEVGGLHLNHKFDKIPEDLYNILNKSKNGVVYMSFGSNVHSSELPLDKKNAFLNVFKKLKYTVLWKWEEENLDGKPDNLIIRKWLPQKEILAHPNVKVFISHGGLIGTQEAVFHGVPIVGVPIYCDQYNNLLQAQHAGMGEILRYHDINEEKFENILRTVLENDLYRVKAKEMSKRFQDRPMTALDTAMYWIEYVIRNKGANFMKNPAVNLSWYAYYMLDVFAFLLLVLAVFVFIVLKIFRYFLPKEIPKKQKSKRN